In Strigops habroptila isolate Jane chromosome 4, bStrHab1.2.pri, whole genome shotgun sequence, a single genomic region encodes these proteins:
- the NRDE2 gene encoding nuclear exosome regulator NRDE2 isoform X3 — protein MTELDWLSNPSFSTEDALLLHQRATEGANLIPEKSPLLIRTTSRSDLSEESDTDGSLKQSSKKRKKKKKKRKHHHYKKAKKKTRGDSSNSESDVDIKHIKDKGAGSGRNHKKGAAANLDKKTSNPTSSRFVWLDDIQASTAETFRIDKKPDPANWAYKSLYQRDIARYKRRGESCLGIDAKKQSITWESSASKKKQLQKQPERYFAKDNVKMLNTDGMPVCSKISPSDTTTFIPILQMETDNPSDTTELNPLGIYDSSTLLWLQGKGCKSADHEPENTQQTIQEPGINVKSDLMAKVEEHNKKVRENPGDINAWMEFVSFQDELMGGPGPYASKGEQEVRKKSLKFILEKKLAILEKAIESNPSNVDLKLARLKICSEFWEPPALIKEWQKLIFLHPNNPELWKKYLLFSQSQFTTFSVSKINSLYGKCLTTLAAVRDGSMVSHPLLPGTEEAMLAIFVQQCHFLRQAGHSEKAVSLFQALIDFTFFKPDSVKDLPTRGQVEFFEPFWDSGEPRVGEKGARGWKAWMHQQEKGGWVALKPDDDDDDEDIDEDQEIKDRTLPKWHIWLDIEYSREARHWLPWRPDKNKKEAEEDCEDPERQVLFDDLGPSLIQISNPDLQHQILYSFLQFLGVPCTRKLFPSNLYIAMDENNIFDSVLSDEKPLTYVDFPLSGFNSIGHMDTMLRGRHHIGHYKEGEEFIQNVFHVLFPLFSGKEKCNLSICWLQYEISKVVQCLQGKKKKQLKAQGRKSKKLAKNLLKAPDNRNHLSLWKLYAYLEWLLGNIDDARKVFDTALCTAGAEGLKSPELCSLSLLYAQLEVEMLESIEVAVMSRAAHILTTLAESGPYVPYSGQVLSVNVLKARKTYENALQDYLSKTPVSDQDQGGDADHLVNLVGCYALFQYLTVGIDAAVLIYAQTSEKLEASGPEKCENTGENFGIQNFPTALEAVTLLHMNLLRFHMKISIYPLNPLREALTEALKRYPSNQSLWRSYIHIERKSHSASKARRFFDGVTRSTKSLEPWLFAIQAEQMRKKLTDNVQREDVGEVHSTIPETGLTNRIVALFEHAVQSENGTHCPLLWRMYLNFLASEGKKEESKGLFYKALQNCPWAKVLYMDAVEYFPDDLQETLDLMTEKELRVRLPMEELDLLLEV, from the exons AATTGGACTGGCTTAGTAACCCAAGCTTCTCTACAGAAGATGCACTGTTACTGCATCAGCGCGCTACAGAAGGTGCAAATCTCATCCCTGAAAAATCACCACTACTGATAAG GACTACTTCAAGATCAGATTTGTCAGAGGAAAGTGATACAGATGGGAGTCTGAAACAGTcaagtaagaaaaggaaaaagaaaaagaaaaagagaaagcatcaCCACTAtaagaaggcaaaaaagaaaaccagagggGACTCCAGTAACAGTGAATCAGACGTGGACATTAAGCACATCAAGGACAAAGGTGCAGGAAGTGGCAGAAATCACAaaaagggagcagcagcaaa tCTAGATAAGAAAACATCAAATCCTACCAGCAGTCGCTTCGTTTGGCTTGATGATATCCAGGCTTCTACAGCAGAAACCTTCAGAATAGACAAGAAGCCAGACCCTGCAAACTGGGCCTACAAATCCCTGTATCAAAGGGACATAGCAAG aTATAAAAGGAGAGGAGAGTCCTGTCTTGGCATAGATGCCAAGAAACAGTCTATAACTTGGGAGAGTTCTGCATCAAAAAAGAAGCAACTGCAGAAGCAACCTGAGCGTTACTTCGCAAAGGACAATGTGAAGATGCTGAACACTGATGGAATGCCTGTTTGCAGCAAAATTTCGCCATCTGACACAACTACTTTTATACCCATTCTCCAAATGGAAACTGATAATCCTTCAGACACAACAGAGTTAAATCCTCTTGGGATTTATGATTCATCAACTTTACTGTGGCTACAAGGAAAAGGGTGCAAGAGTGCGGACCATGAGCCTGAAAATACGCAGCAAACAATTCAAGAGCCTGGGATAAATGTTAAGTCTGATCTGATGGCAAAAGTGGAAGAACATAACAAGAAAGTCAGAGAAAACCCAGGAGATATTAATGCTTGGAtggaatttgtttcttttcag GATGAATTGATGGGAGGACCTGGCCCTTATGCCAGTAAGGGAGAGCaggaagtaagaaaaaaatcactgaagtttATCTTAGAAAAGAAACTAGCAATTTTGGAGAAGGCAATTGAAAGCAATCCAAGTAATGTTGATCTGAAACTCGCCAGGCTGAAGATTTGCTCAGAATTCTGGGAGCCACCAGCTTTGATCAAAGAATGGCAGAAGCTAATTTTCTTACATCCCAATAATCCGGAGCTGTGGAAGAAATACCTCCTGTTCAGTCAAAGTCAGTTCACtaccttttctgtttcaaaaatcaATAGTCTCTATGGAAAATGTTTGACTACATTGGCAGCTGTACGGGACGGCAGCATGGTATCACATCCTCTTCTGCCTGGCACAGAAGAAGCTATGCTAG CTATATTTGTTCAGCAGTGCCACTTTCTGAGACAGGCTGGTCATTCTGAGAAAGCAGTGTCTTTGTTTCAGGCTCTGATTGACTTCACCTTCTTTAAACCTGACAGTGTAAAAGATCTGCCAACAAGAGGACAG GTGGAATTCTTTGAACCCTTTTGGGATAGTGGAGAACCACGAGTTGGAGAAAAAGGAGCAAGAGGCTGGAAAGCATGGATGCACCAACAAGAAAAGGGTGGCTGGGTTGCTCTTAAGCCTG atgatgatgatgatgatgaagataTAGATGAGGATCAAGAAATAAAGGATAGAACTCTTCCCAAGTGGCATATTTGGTTGGATATTGAATATTCTCGTGAAGCCAGGCATTGGTTACCTTGGAGGccagacaaaaacaaaaaggaagctgaagaagATTGTGAAGATCCAGAAAGACAG gTATTATTTGATGATCTTGGACCATCTTTAATCCAGATTTCTAATCCAGACCTTCAACATCAAATACTGTATTCATTTTTGCAATTCCTGGGAGTTCCATGTACAAGGAAACTCTTTCCTTCCAACCTCTATATTGCCATGGATGAAAATAACATCTTTGACAGTGTGCTTTCTGATGAAAAGCCGCTCACTTATGTTGATTTTCCACTTTCTGGATTCAACAGTATTGGTCATATGGACACAATGCTCCGAGGGAGACATCACATAGGCCACTACAAAGAAGGAGAGGAGTTCATAcagaatgtttttcatgttCTATTCCCACTgttttcaggaaaggaaaaatgtaacCTGTCCATTTGTTGGTTACAGTATGAAATATCTAAG GTAGTTCAGTGTctccaaggaaaaaagaagaagcagctgaaagcacAAGGGAGGAAGAGTAAAAAGTTGGCCAAGAATCTCCTTAAAGCACCTGACAACCGAAACCACCTTTCTCTCTGGAAGCTGTATGCCTACCTGGAATGGCTGCTTGGTAACATTGATGATGCCAGGAAAGTGTTTGACACAGCTCTTtgcacagctggagcagaaggATTGAAGAGTCCCGAGCTCTGCAGCCTCAGTCTCCTTTATGCTCAGCTCGAAGTTGAAATGCTAGAAAGTATAGAAGTAGCTGTTATGTCACGTGCTGCTCATATATTGACCACATTGGCTGAGAGTGGACCATATGTGCCGTATAGTGGACAAGTGTTATCTGTGAATGTGTTGAAAGCTCGTAAAACATACGAGAATGCACTGCAAGATTATTTAAGTAAAACACCAGTTTCCGATCAGGATCAGGGCGGTGACGCTGATCATCTGGTTAACTTGGTTGGTTGTTATGCACTCTTCCAGTATTTGACTGTTGGGATTGATGCTGCAGTATTAATATATgcacagacttcagaaaaacTTGAAGCTTCGGGTccagagaaatgtgaaaatactggAGAGAATTTTGGCATTCAGAATTTTCCCACTGCTCTCGAAGCCGTCACACTGCTGCATATGAATTTACTGAGATTCCACatgaaaatcagtatttatcCTTTAAATCCTCTGCGGGAGGCACTAACGGAGGCTCTGAAACGGTATCCTAGCAACCAGTCTCTTTGGAGGTCGTATATCCACATCGAAAGGAAGTCTCACAGTGCTAGCAAAGCACGAAGATTTTTTGATGGTGTCACAAGGTCCACTAAGTCTTTAGAGCCATGGCTGTTTGCAATCCAAGCAgagcagatgagaaaaaaacTCACTGACAATGTCCAGAG GGAAGATGTTGGTGAAGTACATTCTACTATTCCTGAAACTGGGCTAACAAATCGGATTGTAGCTCTGTTTGAACATGCAGTGCAGAGTGAAAATGGTACCCATTGTCCACTGCTGTGGAGAATGTATTTGAACTTTCTG gcttcagaaggaaaaaaagaagagagtaaAGGATTGTTTTATAAAGCCCTTCAAAACTGTCCTTGGGCAAAG GTGCTCTATATGGATGCAGTGGAGTACTTCCCTGACGACCTGCAGGAGACACTTGACCTGATGACTGAAAAAGAACTGAGAGTGCGGCTGCCTATGGAAGAGCTGGATCTGCTGTTAGAGGTTTAA